One region of Prochlorococcus marinus str. GP2 genomic DNA includes:
- the dapB gene encoding 4-hydroxy-tetrahydrodipicolinate reductase — MIENSKKPIPVLVSGALGRMGSEVVNTVLNSTDCELVAAIDTNEKNNGSNISELLKVKNCDVFVSNDFEGTLCSVSQNYRNEKIKPVMVDFTHPDSVYENTRSAIAYGVSPVVGTTGLSPSQIQDLSVFAQKASVGCAIIPNFSVGIVLLQQAASVAARFYDNIELIEMHHNQKADSPSGTCIKTAEMIEEYPKKFNQNLVKESESLKSVRGGLRDSGINIHSVRLPGLLAHQLVIMGSPGETYTIKHDTIDRKAYMPGVLQVIKKIGNYETLVYGLEKLIF, encoded by the coding sequence ATGATTGAAAACTCTAAAAAACCAATACCAGTACTAGTATCTGGAGCTTTAGGCAGAATGGGTAGCGAAGTAGTTAATACTGTATTAAATTCTACAGATTGTGAACTTGTTGCAGCAATCGACACAAACGAAAAGAATAATGGCTCAAATATTTCTGAATTATTGAAGGTAAAAAATTGTGATGTTTTTGTTTCAAATGATTTTGAAGGAACTTTATGTTCTGTTAGTCAAAATTATAGAAATGAAAAAATCAAACCTGTTATGGTTGATTTTACTCATCCTGATTCTGTATATGAAAATACCAGATCAGCTATTGCATATGGTGTCTCACCAGTAGTAGGGACTACAGGTCTTAGCCCTTCGCAAATACAAGATTTGTCTGTTTTTGCTCAGAAAGCATCGGTTGGTTGTGCAATAATTCCTAATTTTTCAGTAGGTATAGTTCTTCTTCAGCAGGCGGCATCGGTAGCTGCAAGGTTTTATGACAATATTGAATTAATAGAGATGCATCATAATCAAAAAGCTGATTCTCCTAGTGGGACATGTATAAAAACCGCAGAAATGATTGAAGAATATCCAAAGAAATTTAATCAAAATTTAGTAAAAGAGTCTGAGTCATTGAAAAGTGTACGGGGTGGACTCAGAGATTCAGGCATTAACATACATTCTGTACGATTACCAGGATTACTCGCTCATCAGTTAGTAATTATGGGATCTCCAGGTGAAACTTACACAATTAAGCATGACACTATTGATAGAAAGGCATATATGCCTGGAGTTTTACAGGTTATAAAAAAAATTGGTAATTATGAAACTTTAGTTTACGGACTTGAAAAATTGATTTTTTAA
- a CDS encoding DUF4335 domain-containing protein, which yields MMQNKFSFNQSSVNLEVIGLPDYSNNENKDQISIISQWKLSMTDQPLIEGKVEHLRPIMNAFYIYSNLLIKNETPIYESKLIDIKADNLHTHNIVLKSSKPNVKPLTLKIGNSLLSDTINCFDQLNESSNVIIKKTGSNNIPKKARFGLSNKLKFFNFIMPPIISICSLILFSSTFIYFYNPVEDIEKNELINPK from the coding sequence ATGATGCAAAACAAATTTTCATTTAATCAATCTTCGGTGAATCTTGAAGTAATCGGTTTGCCAGATTATTCAAATAATGAAAATAAAGATCAAATTTCAATAATCTCACAATGGAAGTTATCCATGACTGATCAACCACTCATTGAAGGAAAAGTTGAACATTTAAGACCTATTATGAATGCATTTTATATTTATTCAAATCTTCTAATCAAAAACGAAACTCCAATATATGAGTCTAAATTAATTGATATAAAGGCTGACAATCTCCACACCCATAATATTGTTCTTAAGAGCTCTAAACCAAATGTAAAACCATTAACTTTAAAGATTGGTAATTCATTATTGTCAGACACCATTAATTGTTTTGATCAGTTAAATGAATCATCAAATGTAATAATAAAAAAAACTGGATCTAATAATATTCCTAAAAAAGCAAGATTTGGTTTAAGTAATAAACTTAAATTTTTTAATTTTATTATGCCGCCTATTATTTCAATTTGCTCTTTAATACTATTCTCCTCCACTTTTATATATTTTTATAATCCTGTTGAAGATATAGAAAAAAATGAATTAATAAATCCTAAATAA
- a CDS encoding DUF2949 domain-containing protein, with translation MNNYVSKEMIIYLFNVLGLDESTIELGIKLSIKNNTPLPILLWSYGMLTIEELDKLYSFLFQKSER, from the coding sequence ATGAATAATTATGTATCTAAAGAAATGATAATTTATTTATTTAATGTATTAGGTTTAGATGAATCTACTATTGAACTTGGTATAAAATTATCTATAAAAAATAATACTCCATTACCAATATTATTATGGAGTTATGGAATGCTAACTATTGAAGAACTTGATAAGTTATATTCATTTTTATTTCAAAAATCGGAAAGATAG
- a CDS encoding FAD-dependent monooxygenase, translated as MKNKFNFKIVGSGPTGLLLSIALSKFDCNIFLTDLLTKDRLIDKDKTYAITHSTRKILSKFRLWEKLEPFLFGFDTLSISDNVINAFTNLSTSDLDDDISSAENIGWVVKHSDLMNVFFQEIDNYENIFFMTPQRLLRKKILFDYQFFSTGANSLDKKFLDFFDIKKSYNQSCLTFKVSLRGHCEKRAYEIFRNEGPLALLPLEKNLYQVIWTSSTLKAIARLNSDKNFLMDNLSTILPVEFKLDQIIGEFNIFPVSLSLNLPVLNFKKLVFVGDAFHTFHPVGGQGLNTCWRDVNTIYDLFNKNTAITKMQLILFKFKYFSNRILDIIFTILITDSLISIFANRNVFLFPIRKFSFLLLNKFSFTRKLVLNQMTKSLIYSSIK; from the coding sequence ATGAAAAATAAATTCAATTTTAAAATTGTTGGATCAGGACCCACAGGTTTATTACTTTCAATTGCACTTTCAAAATTTGATTGCAATATTTTTTTAACTGATTTATTAACAAAAGATAGATTAATTGATAAGGATAAAACTTATGCAATTACCCACTCAACAAGAAAAATCTTATCTAAATTCAGACTTTGGGAAAAATTAGAACCATTTTTATTTGGCTTTGATACCCTTTCAATTTCAGATAACGTAATTAATGCTTTTACCAATTTATCAACTTCTGACTTAGATGATGATATAAGTTCTGCTGAAAATATTGGTTGGGTAGTTAAACATTCGGATCTCATGAATGTGTTTTTTCAAGAGATTGATAATTATGAAAATATTTTTTTTATGACACCACAGAGATTGTTACGTAAAAAAATATTATTTGATTATCAATTCTTTTCAACAGGAGCAAACTCACTTGATAAAAAATTCTTAGATTTTTTTGATATAAAAAAATCTTATAATCAGTCTTGTTTGACTTTTAAAGTTTCTCTTAGAGGTCATTGCGAAAAGCGTGCTTATGAAATTTTTAGAAATGAAGGCCCACTAGCATTATTACCTTTAGAAAAAAACTTATATCAAGTAATTTGGACCTCCAGTACATTAAAGGCAATTGCAAGGTTAAATTCTGACAAGAATTTTTTAATGGATAATTTATCAACGATCTTGCCAGTTGAATTTAAGTTGGACCAAATAATTGGCGAATTTAATATTTTTCCTGTTTCATTATCATTAAATTTACCAGTTTTAAATTTTAAAAAATTAGTTTTTGTAGGAGATGCATTTCATACATTTCATCCTGTTGGTGGGCAGGGTCTAAATACTTGTTGGAGAGATGTTAACACTATTTATGATCTTTTTAATAAAAATACTGCTATTACTAAAATGCAATTGATATTATTTAAATTTAAGTATTTTTCAAACAGGATTTTAGATATTATCTTCACTATTCTTATTACTGACTCATTGATATCAATTTTTGCTAATAGAAACGTTTTTTTATTTCCAATTAGGAAATTTTCATTTTTACTTTTAAATAAATTTAGTTTTACAAGAAAATTAGTCCTAAATCAAATGACTAAATCTCTCATTTACTCAAGTATTAAATAA
- a CDS encoding DUF3038 domain-containing protein, translated as MFEPRKITLLTKGNQVSRQSIEKLDLLLLILETIDLNGLQSLYAISNRLNLNNVFPNKVTIWKLRNNNPLRKSYINNNIKQDEFDALVKITVEMSRYLYPYIREILKSKENLEMNSLVWNDFNRRFIDLIKERFNIDSIRVKKLLNQTENDEIIIKSLLTLSLSISNQGYQKLKNFLFDL; from the coding sequence ATATTTGAACCAAGAAAAATTACTCTTTTAACTAAAGGAAATCAGGTATCAAGGCAATCGATAGAGAAGCTTGATTTATTATTATTAATCCTAGAGACTATTGATTTGAATGGTTTACAATCCCTTTATGCTATATCAAATAGACTTAATTTAAATAATGTTTTTCCAAATAAAGTTACTATTTGGAAATTAAGAAATAATAATCCATTAAGAAAATCTTATATTAATAACAATATTAAACAAGATGAATTCGATGCGTTAGTTAAAATAACTGTTGAAATGTCTAGATATTTATATCCTTATATCAGAGAAATACTTAAATCTAAAGAAAATCTTGAAATGAATTCTCTTGTTTGGAATGATTTTAATAGGAGATTTATTGATTTGATAAAAGAGAGATTTAATATAGATAGTATAAGAGTGAAAAAACTTTTAAATCAAACTGAAAATGATGAAATTATTATAAAGTCTTTGCTCACCTTATCCCTTAGTATTTCAAATCAAGGTTATCAAAAGTTGAAGAATTTTTTATTCGATCTTTAA
- the mfd gene encoding transcription-repair coupling factor, which produces MSLNTLVDYISNSQITSELIKRISKNNELNIVGSSRYAKSIILDSIAKKEKKNIVLICPNIEIAYKWIGYFESINEKEVLYYPPTEHLPYASINKSKEIEFSQLTVLSKLIKKEKKQLNIVISTERSLQPHLINKNLLIENKLDLKKGFQIEIQELANKLTLLGYTKENVTSTEGFWSRRGEIIDIYPVNNEFPVRLEFFDNVIEKIREYDPNSQKTLESINNVEIIQAGFDLLIKDKLNNLSKNSIFNSEDINKNNLDRYLGIIEKQPSNIIDFINRETILVIDELEDCKKFANNWYLDSESSFDNCKYELNENLKNNDINLEAKPNLHLKFDEILDKLGNFNLIKFYEFESKVNIDNRFLLNDKRLNSYSKNIGKLSNDINKNIKNNEKVWILSAQPLRTRTLLFEHECNTNFLNNPNDTDEAFKSINSSTPLILKNKNNYEIEGFYLPIWKVVLITDKELFSQQSLFNNVFIRRKKRSVNSNINVNKISPGDFIVHKNHGIGRFLKIEKINITGDSRDYLVIQYQDGKISVAADQLGSVNRYRSSGKIKPKINKLGGTEWERIKDKNKKQIKKVAVDILKLYAKREKLRGYIYPEDGPWQDELEESFPYQPTPDQITAVEEIKADMESDKPMDRLVCGDVGFGKTEVAVRAIFKAITSGKQVILLAPTTILAQQHWRTINNRFSPYPIKVSLLNRFKTVNERKEIYAGLKNNKIDLVVATHQILGKEIEIKNLGLLVIDEEQRFGVRQKEKIKKLKNNIDVLTISATPIPRTLYMSLSGLRQMSLLNTPPPSRRSIKTYLSEIDMDVIRTAINQELDRGGQIFYVLPRISDIDQAVNKLKNMFPSLKFIVAHGQMNETELENAMIAFNNGEVDLMICTTIIESGLDIPKVNTIIIEDSHKFGLSQLYQLRGRVGRSGVQAHAWLFYPNINKINDAAKQRLKAIKDFSELGSGYQLAMKDMEIRGVGSLLGEEQSGKVNAIGYDLYIEMLHEAISEISGQEIPEVSDTQIDLPINAFIPASWILNREEKLEAYKSATECSNNDELTELATDWVNRYGNLPKAVESLIMIMRLKLLAKKCGFNKIKLKKPNILIESKLKQSTFKMLRNSLPSSVQNKFNFDEGEQFSLITIRGLGVTEIENQIDQLMFWFGLFVKEINNFDKDLLIKKE; this is translated from the coding sequence ATGAGTTTAAATACTTTAGTTGATTATATTTCTAACTCACAAATTACTTCTGAATTAATAAAAAGAATTTCAAAAAATAATGAATTAAATATTGTTGGCTCAAGTAGATATGCTAAATCAATAATTTTAGATAGCATCGCAAAAAAAGAGAAAAAAAATATAGTATTAATATGTCCTAATATAGAAATTGCATACAAATGGATTGGTTATTTTGAAAGTATAAATGAGAAAGAAGTTTTATATTATCCTCCAACAGAACATCTACCATATGCATCAATTAATAAATCCAAAGAGATTGAATTTAGTCAGCTTACTGTTTTATCCAAATTAATAAAAAAAGAAAAAAAGCAACTTAATATTGTTATATCAACAGAGAGATCACTACAGCCTCATCTAATAAATAAAAACTTATTAATTGAAAACAAGTTAGATTTAAAAAAAGGATTTCAAATCGAGATTCAAGAATTAGCAAATAAACTTACTTTGTTGGGTTATACAAAGGAAAATGTAACTTCAACAGAAGGATTCTGGAGTAGGAGAGGGGAAATAATAGATATTTATCCTGTCAATAATGAGTTTCCTGTAAGATTAGAATTTTTTGATAATGTAATTGAGAAAATAAGAGAATATGATCCCAATTCACAGAAAACATTAGAAAGTATCAATAATGTTGAAATAATACAGGCTGGATTTGATTTATTAATAAAAGATAAGTTAAATAATTTATCTAAAAACAGTATTTTTAATTCAGAAGATATAAATAAAAATAATCTCGATCGCTATTTAGGAATAATTGAAAAACAACCCTCAAATATAATAGATTTTATAAATAGGGAAACAATTCTTGTAATTGATGAATTAGAAGATTGTAAAAAATTTGCAAATAATTGGTATCTTGATTCAGAAAGTAGTTTTGATAATTGTAAGTATGAATTAAATGAGAACCTTAAAAATAATGACATTAATTTAGAGGCCAAACCTAATTTGCATTTAAAGTTTGATGAAATATTAGATAAACTAGGAAATTTTAATTTAATAAAATTTTATGAATTTGAATCTAAAGTAAATATTGATAATAGGTTTTTGTTAAACGATAAAAGATTAAACTCATACTCTAAAAATATAGGGAAATTATCCAATGATATAAATAAAAATATAAAAAATAATGAAAAAGTATGGATATTATCAGCACAGCCATTGAGAACTAGGACTTTACTTTTTGAGCACGAATGTAATACAAATTTCTTAAACAATCCTAATGATACTGATGAAGCATTTAAGTCAATTAATAGTTCAACCCCTTTAATTTTAAAAAATAAGAATAATTATGAAATCGAGGGATTTTATCTTCCGATATGGAAAGTTGTCCTGATAACAGATAAAGAATTATTTTCACAACAATCTCTTTTTAATAATGTATTCATAAGAAGAAAAAAAAGAAGTGTCAATTCAAATATAAATGTAAATAAGATTAGTCCTGGTGATTTTATAGTTCATAAAAATCATGGAATAGGAAGATTTTTAAAAATAGAAAAAATAAATATAACTGGTGATTCCAGAGATTATTTAGTCATTCAGTATCAAGATGGGAAGATAAGTGTTGCTGCTGATCAGCTTGGTAGTGTTAACAGATATAGATCAAGCGGAAAAATAAAGCCAAAAATAAATAAATTAGGAGGGACAGAATGGGAAAGAATAAAAGATAAAAATAAGAAACAAATCAAAAAAGTTGCTGTCGATATTTTAAAACTTTATGCAAAGAGAGAAAAATTAAGGGGGTACATTTACCCAGAAGATGGTCCTTGGCAAGATGAATTAGAGGAATCATTCCCTTATCAACCAACACCTGATCAAATTACTGCCGTAGAAGAAATAAAAGCTGATATGGAAAGCGATAAGCCAATGGACAGACTAGTTTGTGGAGATGTAGGATTTGGTAAAACAGAAGTCGCTGTTCGGGCTATTTTTAAGGCTATTACATCAGGCAAACAGGTAATATTACTAGCGCCTACAACAATCCTAGCTCAGCAACATTGGAGAACAATAAATAATAGATTTTCACCTTACCCAATAAAAGTATCATTACTCAATAGATTCAAAACCGTTAATGAAAGAAAGGAAATCTATGCAGGTTTGAAAAATAACAAAATTGATTTAGTTGTAGCAACGCACCAAATTTTAGGTAAAGAAATAGAAATTAAAAACTTAGGACTACTTGTGATTGATGAAGAACAAAGATTTGGAGTGAGGCAAAAAGAAAAAATTAAAAAACTCAAAAACAACATAGACGTTTTAACTATCTCAGCAACTCCAATTCCAAGAACTCTTTATATGAGCTTATCTGGACTAAGACAAATGAGCCTACTAAATACTCCTCCTCCATCAAGAAGATCAATAAAAACATATTTATCTGAAATAGATATGGATGTTATAAGAACTGCAATTAATCAAGAACTTGATAGAGGAGGTCAAATCTTTTATGTTCTTCCAAGAATTTCTGATATTGATCAAGCTGTAAACAAATTAAAAAATATGTTTCCCAGCTTAAAATTTATTGTTGCACATGGGCAAATGAACGAAACAGAGCTTGAAAATGCAATGATTGCTTTTAATAATGGAGAAGTTGATCTAATGATATGCACAACGATAATTGAAAGTGGATTAGACATCCCTAAAGTGAATACAATAATTATTGAAGATTCTCACAAATTTGGCCTTTCACAACTTTATCAACTTAGAGGAAGAGTTGGCAGAAGCGGTGTACAAGCACATGCATGGTTGTTTTATCCAAATATAAATAAAATTAATGACGCTGCAAAACAAAGATTGAAAGCGATAAAAGACTTTTCAGAACTAGGAAGTGGATACCAACTTGCTATGAAAGATATGGAAATAAGAGGTGTTGGTAGTTTGCTAGGAGAAGAGCAGAGTGGAAAGGTTAATGCTATTGGATATGATTTATATATAGAAATGCTCCATGAGGCTATTTCAGAAATCAGTGGCCAAGAAATACCTGAAGTTAGCGATACTCAAATTGATCTACCAATAAATGCATTTATACCTGCATCATGGATATTAAACAGAGAAGAGAAGCTTGAGGCTTACAAATCCGCTACCGAATGTTCAAATAATGATGAATTAACTGAATTAGCCACAGACTGGGTTAATAGATATGGAAACTTACCCAAAGCTGTTGAGTCTTTAATTATGATAATGAGACTAAAATTACTGGCTAAAAAATGTGGTTTTAATAAGATCAAACTCAAAAAACCAAATATTTTAATAGAGTCAAAATTAAAACAATCAACTTTTAAGATGCTGCGAAATTCTTTACCAAGCAGCGTTCAAAATAAATTTAATTTTGATGAGGGAGAGCAATTTTCACTTATAACCATAAGAGGTTTAGGAGTGACTGAAATTGAAAATCAAATTGATCAATTAATGTTTTGGTTTGGTTTATTTGTAAAAGAAATAAATAATTTTGATAAAGATCTACTAATCAAAAAAGAATAA